agaaacagttttatgttttggtttttttttttctttcctatttACAGACGCCTGACATGTACGTACATCAACGGGACCGTAGGTCCTTATTGGATCTGATTGGAATATAATACTAGCACTATAAATTGTTTGTGGTGCAGataagaggatgaggatgaggacgATGACGAGGAAAAGGAGGATAAGGGCACGAAAAAGGTAGACAATAGTTttggatggttttttattaaactttgagtcattttggttaaataacTTTTTAGGatagttttttattaaatatttgttggtccaaacccttttcattaaagctcccaacaaaataagtttttgcgtttatttttattcattttataTCTAGTGGAATTTTACGGTAAGCTCACATAACGATTTGTCATAATAATTACCTATCAAACTTATCGAACTGAATTTGAAGTCTATTCTTTCAACAAGTAAAGAAGGTTAAAACaaggttttttagccaaaacagttattgagattgacataacttttcattttggtcactgagatttaaaatcgatacaATTGATTTTTGAGTTTATCTACCgttaatcattttgatcattctgtAAACGAAAAATCTCTGTTAAATAAGgagaaatgaccaaaatatcctcaatttttgtcaaatcattttggcctattgtttattaaattaagggtatttttgtcatattgTTTGTtctttaatataaaattttcacggaatgaccaaaataattgatgatGTACAAACTCAGGAAATACTtgtatcgattttaaatctcaaaatcTAAAGTGAGAAGTTATGCTAATATTAAAGACTATTTttgcttccaaaaaaaaataaaaagaccaTTTTAGATAAAATGCCAAACAACAATTGGTAGGATCTGAAGTGTCCAAACACTTGAAAAAGTCCGACAACCACCATGACAaagtcaaaaataaaaaaaccaaagagaGAGGGACGGTGTGATGGTAGACCAAAGAGGCGACGACGTCGTCTACCGAGGCAGCACCTTGGCAAAgataaagaataaagaaaatataaaaataaagaaaatggatATGGTGGGGAGCACCCAATACCAGTTGTGAAATCAACCgtgccctccccctcctctccCTTTTGTCCCTTtccccctctccctctctcgtcAACACCTCCTCCATCCTcacattctctctctaaaactctctCTCGACCAATTTCCTTTCCGGAGAAAAGCATGACCAGCTCCTCCGCCTCTGGCCGCAAGGTTTGCCCTAATTTCACACCCAGTCACTTTTTCCGTGCAAtttctgtttctgggttttgatcTTTTTATTGGGTTTTGATTGTTGATTTTGTTGGGTTTTGGAATTTGTAGACTTTGAGTAAGATCGCTTGCAATCGGCTCCAGAAAGAGCTTCTGGAGTGGCAGGTCAATCCTCCGGTGGGCTTCAAGCACAAAGTCACCGATAATCTCCAAAggtcttctcttttttttcttctgctcTCTGTTTGTTTCTCGAGAAAAGATAATTCATTGGAATTGGAGGAAGAGGAGAATTCAGAATTTACATAATCTTACACTTATTGGGTTTTCAGTTTAAATTACccctttttgaattttttgtttaggGAAATTGAAATCCAACTGTTTAGGGTTTATGATGTGTATTTTTGTCCTTCAATGTTCGTGCTTTTCGGCTTTAGTTAAGTTGGTTCAATTTTAATTGTTGTGTTTTGGTATTTGTGATCCAAAAGGTGGGTGATTGAAGTCAATGGTGCTCCTGGAACTCTCTATTCTAATGAGACCTTTCAGCTTCAGGTTGATTTTCCTGAGCATTACCCGATGGAAGCCCCGCAGGTCTGTGCAAATTCATTAGATTGTGTGATATGACTTTGCTTCAAGATATATGTTACGAACGATATTGTGTTGGGTAGATTTTGATTTTCATGAAGCACTTAACCGGTTTTGGGTCTGTATACTTGTGGCTGGTTTGAACAGGTTATATTTGtccctccagctccactacatCCTCATATTTATAGCAACGGTCATATTTGTTTAGGTAATTTATGGGTTTCAGTTAAGCGTTTGATATCTGATTTGTATTTAGTTACAGCACGAAAATGTTTCTTTTGCTTGATTTGCTGCATTTGCTCATTTGTTGAAACCTGAAAGTGATACTTGTCTTTATAATGGGCTCACGTCTTcctttgttgcttcttcttgcttcttcttgcttcttctttcttttaacACACAATTTTATTATCATTGCTTAAAACATGTGGTAAGTGTTGCCTGAAAGTATTGTGCTTTTATCTCAATCTCTTGCTGAAAAGATGTAGTTTTCAGCTAGCTGATACAAATTTTGTTTGAGATAATAAGGCCTTCACTCCTTTATCAGCTATTGTGATGACTTTCAAGACCCTATCACAAACAGGGAGGAATAAACTGaggaaaagagaggaaaaagtGGGGTGGGGGTTGCCTAGTAAAGCTGGCCTTGGAAATCCTACTGAATGTGATTTATGTTGTCTGTCGACTAAGCTAAATTTATCTTTACTGGAGATTTGAATAATTGCTAGATATTAGATGCTAAACTGGGGACGCTATACCGCTTAACAACAGATTTAGGTTGTCATTACTTACTGTGTGCTGTATCAAACAATATCTTGATCCATCATGAATCCACTGACTGAATTTTAGTTATACTGTATTAGAACAATATATTGTTTCATTTTACTCTCACGGCCTCATATTATGTGATCTATGGTTGATATGGGATTTTGTAGATATTTTGTATGATTCATGGTCACCAGCCATGACTGTTAGTTCCATCTGTATTAGCATTCTCTCCATGCTATCAAGCTCGACCGTGAAGGTTTGTGTTCCACTTCAATTTTTTCATCTTTGGTGATTTCAGTTCTTTTAACTATCAAGCCTAGATCATGTCCCATCAATTTATTCTGCTAAAACTTTCAAACGAGGAAATGACCGATCATTAATTTGTGAAAGATGGACATTCCCTTGTTGATTATCAATTCAATGGTATAGTAGATTCTAAATGTGTTGGGGATGTATATCTGAAGCCCTTTTGTATATGCCTGCAGCAACGCCCAGAAGATAATGACCGGTATGTAAAGAACTGTAGAAATGGCAGATCTCCCAAGGAGACGAGGTGGTGGTTCCATGACGATAAAGTGTAAAAACCATGCACTGTCTTCCTGTTCAAAGGAGGACGAAGACGAGAGAAAAAAGGCAATGATAAAAACTGGGAGTTGTTCCAATTGCTCAGTAACTCTTATAAATTGACAATGCTCGGTACTTGTAAAGCAAAGGGAACAATTTGTGTTTCTATCGATTCGTAAGGAACAAACTGAGGTCAGAAGTTGCTATAAGCTTATGATTTAAGTCCCTTTTCTTCCCAAGTGCTCACCTCCTGTAAGGGAAGTGAGTGCCTGGCTTTTAAAATTTTCGTATATCTTCATCCGTGCAATGCGATTTTCAAGATATAACATTGAAAAAAAGGCATCCAATTTTTCAAATCTAGTGCACGTATGTAAAACTTATCTGTAAACATGACAGCTTCACCAAGTATGTGTTCATGTTGAGTGATTACGTACCGGCAAGCTCAAATGAATGATATCAATTCTAAGAAAATTGTCCCAAACAATTAAGTATTTTAGTTCATCTTTATTTATGACATTGCATATTTTGGTAGTAAGTAAACACGAGTTTTTTTTAACACggtacaaaaaaattataacatcaCGATGTGGAGTTCATTTCTATATATGACTGCCCAAGTTGGGATAGAAAATTTTATGAAGGCTTACATCATACAACAATATGAATTGTTAGTCCCTGGTTTCCTAGTTGTTACTTTCATTGAATTGATATACGGCACATCTCCAATTCTTGGTTAAATATGAATTGTTAGTCCCTGGTTTCCTAGTTGTTACTTTCATTGAATTGATATACGGCACATCTCCAATTcttggttaaaacttaaaattttaggctTTAAATTAGCTTCTTCAAATGTCTGATCTTGTGCTTGTGTATGTTAGGCTTTGATAAATCTAGCCCCGATTTTGAGAGAATTAACTTAAAAGTCCACATAAAATCTGTAGAAGAAATTGGAACAACAAGACTAATCTAGCTTAGATTTCAAGAGAATTCACTTAAAAGTCGACATGGAATCTGTAGAAGAAATTGGAACAACAAAACGATATTTTCATTTTCTGTGGATGATTCCAAAATATCACTAAGTTGATGATGTTATTTGGAGATATAGTTTGTGCATGATAACACTCCATTTAAAATTTCACAGAATTTTATTCCAATACACCCCTAAGCCTATTTCAAAATGAAACTAAACATATTACTTTAATTCCCTCAAATATCTTACCCGAGAATCTGAACTAAATCTACGACtcaaatattttcaaaaatcaaaattttttgtttgaaaactttgttcttgtgcatttgtggtTAACTATCACGTTaaaatttcacacaaaaaagataaaattcaTGCAAAAAGAAATGAAAGTCGTGTTCATAACAAACTAATTTACTTTCACGTAGTTAGCATGAAATGTAGTGCGCAGTGTAATTTTTGAGGGTAATGAAATATgataaaaataatttcttccAATGTAACACAAAGAGAGCGAAAATCCCAATCGTCTTACGGTTCTGGTTTATTTTTCTGGGTAACTCTGGAAGTGAAATTCTATGAATCTCTTTCGTCTTTCAAGGTTTACAATTTGTCTTGAATATGCAAGACTTCGGGGAAAGTTGTTCAATTTAGCACACATTGAGCACAATGCCTTCCAACAACTCGAGAAACGCATCAAACAGTAGCTCCTAGTTGGCTCTCTACCATGATCCTTCAGCGCCCAATGTTGGATTCTCGAACGCAGAGAAACCCCAGAATGTCTTCAAAGAGTAGGGCTGAGAAATTGTTACGCCTTCTTCGGTGATTTTAGCTATCTGCAATTACCAAGTTTAAAATGTGTCATCTTACTGGTACCGATGCATGTTCAAGGGTGACAATAAATTAGTAGGAAGTCCTCAATTTACCAAGGATACTAATTTTTGAACGCAAAGACTTTCCCACCACAGCTATAATCATTTCGAAAAGTGTAAGAAAGTGTGGATATGTGTAGAAATAAAACAATTGTATACTTCCTACCTCAATCTAGAACACTTCCTACGCTAAAAAATGAGCGCAGACAAGGAGGAAGCATACCCCTAGTACTGTAGATTGTCTCACATAACTACAGAATGACAaatctttaataaaaagaaGTATTTGGACGTGAACACGTGTGTGAAAGACAGAGAGAGATATTGGAACTTACATGGACAATAATAGCAAGGTTTATAAATTCCGAAAA
This is a stretch of genomic DNA from Malus domestica chromosome 02, GDT2T_hap1. It encodes these proteins:
- the LOC103400842 gene encoding probable ubiquitin-conjugating enzyme E2 18, translated to MTSSSASGRKTLSKIACNRLQKELLEWQVNPPVGFKHKVTDNLQRWVIEVNGAPGTLYSNETFQLQVDFPEHYPMEAPQVIFVPPAPLHPHIYSNGHICLDILYDSWSPAMTVSSICISILSMLSSSTVKQRPEDNDRYVKNCRNGRSPKETRWWFHDDKV